From the Nymphalis io chromosome 1, ilAglIoxx1.1, whole genome shotgun sequence genome, one window contains:
- the LOC126771276 gene encoding transcriptional adapter 2A encodes MANDVLQVKCDICADIAHEPFIECCECEANLCCSCFASGKEKGGHKNDHKYAVRRNDFPLFENCNWSAKEECKLLTALSTYGYGNWEEISKSVHTRSKLECQEHYKKYYIEKVQYSELKLIPETEQSLFLKPLTPYLFNTELSTNPPRNNQSDQLLAGYNAYRSEFELSYDNNAENIFNIEDGYSDDDDECMDALKVSLVSALNTRLKERQRRYKVIQNHGLIMPNKLLSWLKRFDSTLSRPKSERLLPFMQFMTGMQFDAFMESLNLEDDLINRIVRLCEYRRNGMKSIHSAQLYMQLKKVNDMAYKEQRYATSIMMKKFDSQSPVKHKFYFGNAIGKRYRKASLPLDIIDLPGFHLLSESEKSLCSNIRLIPGNYLEIKKILITENNKLGFLRLLDARRIVKIDVNKTRKIYDYLLSEGFVSKP; translated from the coding sequence ATGGCTAACGATGTATTGCAAGTAAAATGTGATATTTGTGCGGACATCGCCCATGAACCTTTCATTGAATGTTGTGAATGTGAAGCAAATTTATGTTGTTCTTGTTTCGCGTCAGGGAAAGAGAAGGGCGGTCATAAAAATGACCATAAATATGCGGTAAGGAGAAATGACTTCCCGCTTTTTGAAAATTGTAATTGGTCCGCAAAAGAGGAATGTAAGTTGCTAACGGCACTTTCGACGTACGGTTACGGTAACTGGGAGGAAATATCGAAAAGTGTACACACGCGATCGAAACTTGAATGTCAAgagcattataagaaatattatattgaaaaagttCAATATAGTGAATTGAAACTAATACCTGAAACAGAACAGTCATTATTTTTGAAACCTCTGACAccatatttattcaatacagaACTGAGTACTAATCCGCCTAGAAATAATCAGTCAGATCAACTCTTAGCCGGTTACAATGCATATAGATCTGAATTTGAACTGAGCTATGATAACAATGcagaaaacatatttaacatagAGGATGGTTATTCTGATGATGACGATGAGTGTATGGATGCTTTAAAAGTTAGCTTAGTGAGTGCACTTAACACAAGACTGAAAGAAAGGCAACGTAGATACAAAGTGATTCAAAATCATGGCCTCATCATGCCTAATAAACTTTTATCCTGGTTAAAAAGGTTTGATAGTACATTATCAAGGCCAAAATCTGAACGTCTGCTTCCATTTATGCAATTTATGACAGGTATGCAGTTTGATGCATTTATGGAATCTCTTAATTTGGAAGATGATTTGATAAATAGGATTGTCAGACTATGTGAATATCGTAGGAATGGTATGAAAAGTATTCATTCGGCACAACTGTATATGCAGTTAAAGAAAGTCAATGATATGGCTTATAAAGAACAGAGATATGCCACGTCTATAATGATGAAGAAATTTGACAGCCAGTCACCAGTTAAACATAAGTTCTATTTTGGTAATGCCATTGGCAAGAGATACCGAAAGGCATCCTTGCCTTTAGACATCATTGATCTACCAGGTTTTCATCTATTATCAGAAAGTGAAAAGAGTTTGTGTTCCAACATAAGGTTAATACCCGGAAATTACttagaaattaaaaagataCTCATAACAGAAAACAATAAGCTTGGCTTTTTGCGATTATTAGATGCAAGAAGGATTGttaaaattgatgtaaataaaacaagaaagaTATATGACTATCTTCTGTCTGAAGGATTTGTATCAAAGCCTTGA